Proteins co-encoded in one Brassica rapa cultivar Chiifu-401-42 chromosome A02, CAAS_Brap_v3.01, whole genome shotgun sequence genomic window:
- the LOC103850295 gene encoding CBS domain-containing protein CBSX3, mitochondrial codes for MQAAIRSFVSGGNVVKASLLQHLRVINPAIQPSSVFCTRSESTQTSRMEEHGFESTTISDVMKAKGKSADGSWLWCTTDDTVYDAVKSMTQHNVGALVVVKPGEQQSLAGIITERDYLRKIIVQGRSSKSTKVGDIMTEENKLITVTPETKVLRAMQLMTDNRIRHIPVIKDKGMVGMVSIGDVVRAVVTEHREELNRLNAFIQGGY; via the exons ATGCAAGCTGCGATTCGTTCGTTTGTGTCCGGTGGAAACGTTGTGAAAGCCTCACTGCTGCAGCATCTCCGTGTGATCAACCCAGCGATTCAGCCTTCTTCTGTGTTTTGCACGCGCTCCGAGTCGACTCAGACTTCTCGTATGGAGGAGCATGGGTTCGAGAGCACGACCATCTCTGACGTCATGAAGGCCAAAGGCAAAAGTGCTGATGGGTCTTGGCTTTGGTGTACCACTGATGACACTGTTTACGACGCTGTTAAATCC ATGACTCAACACAATGTTGGTGCCTTGGTGGTTGTGAAACCTGGTGAGCAGCAATCTCTTGCTGGTATCATTACAGAGAGAG ATTATCTAAGGAAGATCATAGTGCAAGGGAGATCATCCAAATCAACAAAAGTAGGAGACATTATGACTGAAGAG AATAAGCTTATCACCGTTACACCAGAGACCAAGGTCTTGCGTGCTATGCAGCTAATGACAG ATAACCGGATTAGGCACATTCCGGTGATAAAAGACAAGGGTATGGTTGGAATGGtgtccataggagatgtggtcCGTGCAGTGGTGACTGAGCATCGTGAGGAGCTTAACCGCCTAAATGCTTTTATCCAGGGTGGTTACTAG
- the LOC103850290 gene encoding auxin-responsive protein SAUR50-like — translation MAGGIGKCSKIRHIVKLRQMLRQWRSKARSSSVRRCVPSDVPSGYVAVHVGSSCRRFVVCATHLNHPIIRSLLAKAEEEFGFANHGPLVIPCDESVFEESIRLITRSCWFTCTDSLKKNRRGGTRSKLDRLIESRPLLFTEKTIIW, via the coding sequence ATGGCTGGAGGTATCGGAAAATGCAGCAAGATCCGGCACATTGTGAAGCTGAGACAGATGCTCCGGCAATGGCGGAGCAAGGCGCGAAGTTCCTCTGTCAGACGCTGTGTGCCGTCGGATGTGCCGTCAGGATACGTGGCAGTCCACGTTGGAAGCAGTTGCAGGAGATTCGTGGTGTGTGCTACGCATCTGAACCACCCCATCATCAGAAGCCTCTTGGCCAAAGCCGAGGAGGAGTTCGGGTTTGCGAACCACGGTCCATTGGTTATCCCATGTGACGAATCGGTTTTTGAGGAATCGATTCGGTTAATAACCCGGTCGTGTTGGTTTACTTGTACCGACAGTTTAAAGAAGAACCGCCGCGGTGGCACTAGGAGCAAGCTGGATCGTTTGATTGAATCTCGGCCGTTGCTTTTCACCGAGAAGACTATTATCTGGTGA
- the LOC103850289 gene encoding uncharacterized protein LOC103850289: protein MSPSPSRSPIVSGDPNLTTCLYQTDHGVFYLTWSRTFLGGHSLNLFLHSQDYYNSHSSPLSFPSLSSLASFHLSLNTLTFWRKRGSKFISSNIQVLWDLTRAKFESGSEPRSGFYVAVIVDGEVGLLVGDCGDARVKSPANRQALVMRKEHVFGGSVFATKARFGGKNRAIKIDCCVDEDARLCFCVDSKMVLEVKRLRWKFRGNERVEIDGVAVQISWDVYNWLFQGKSLGHGVFMFRFESDPEEREGSGNDVVLWKPRKCGSGFKGMVEWRKMRRRFVKSKRSSSSSSLSMSMSSASSACSSSVLEWASSADESEYGGGGSSGLGSGNGLGFSLLVYAWIK from the coding sequence ATGTCTCCCTCTCCATCTCGATCTCCCATTGTCTCCGGCGATCCGAACCTAACGACTTGTCTTTACCAAACGGACCACGGCGTGTTCTATCTAACATGGTCACGCACTTTCTTAGGAGGCCACTCTCTAAACCTCTTCCTCCACTCTCAAGACTACTACAACAGCCATTCTTCCCCTCTCTCCTTCCCCTCCCTCTCCTCCTTAGCCTCCTTCCACCTCAGCTTAAACACATTGACCTTCTGGAGAAAACGCGGATCCAAATTCATCTCCTCGAATATCCAAGTCCTCTGGGACTTGACCCGCGCCAAATTCGAATCCGGATCCGAGCCAAGATCCGGATTCTACGTGGCCGTGATCGTCGACGGAGAGGTGGGACTCTTGGTCGGAGATTGCGGCGACGCTCGGGTGAAGTCGCCGGCGAATAGACAGGCTCTGGTGATGAGGAAAGAGCACGTGTTCGGAGGTAGCGTGTTCGCCACGAAAGCTAGGTTTGGTGGTAAGAACAGAGCGATCAAGATCGATTGTTGTGTGGACGAAGACGCGAGGTTATGTTTCTGCGTGGATTCGAAGATGGTTCTGGAGGTCAAGCGGCTGAGGTGGAAGTTCAGGGGGAACGAGAGGGTGGAGATCGACGGAGTGGCGGTTCAGATCTCGTGGGATGTTTATAATTGGCTGTTTCAGGGGAAGAGTTTAGGACACGGTGTGTTTATGTTCCGGTTCGAGAGCGATCCCGAGGAGAGAGAGGGAAGtggaaacgacgtcgttttgtgGAAGCCGAGAAAGTGTGGGAGTGGGTTTAAAGGGATGGTGGAGTGGAGGAAGATGAGGAGGAGATTTGTTAAGAGTAAGAGGAGctcttcgtcttcttcattGTCGATGTCGATGTCTTCTGCTTCGTCGGCTTGTAGCTCGTCGGTTTTGGAGTGGGCTAGTAGTGCTGATGAGTCCGAGTACGGTGGAGGAGGATCTTCCGGTTTAGGTTCTGGTAATGGTCTTGGATTCTCCTTGCTGGTTTACGCGTGGATTAAGTGA
- the LOC103850293 gene encoding protein POLAR-like 1 codes for MDGGAGCMRIRLPSPRRAMSRWFTSKEKIKEKKIKEKKKKAMVESRMRDYDDSVRIKNFSEDDRHGVGQSTDSSPSTIDSEMKGRELLFNIGVSCYLLHLISTGREEIHKIVDLRNDLEKLLECQNDEMRRKHQEFIKIRDNIEKLLEFHNDELRRKQEHCETSSEVVDGPESSTDHYHSPQFLDTSLMEREGSLKHYVYKEDEEDFGGGMDQLEAELEAEFELLQIGQDHEGNYSKLLGSEKGEDSEEMRFRYMSSLVEEQQGVCPYELERRLHELMETRQEEEINELQSALEDAKKRLHVKEAEASWWKDTAYIVSEHIPKPSRITSNSQTRCYSLSR; via the exons ATGGATGGCGGAGCAGGTTGCATGCGGATCAGGCTTCCATCGCCACGGAGAGCCATGTCTCGGTGGTTTACCTCAAAGGAGAAGATCAAAGAGAAGAAGatcaaagagaagaagaagaaggctatGGTGGAGAGCCGTATGAGAGACTATGATGACTCGGTGAGGATCAAAAACTTCTCAGAGGATGATCGTCATGGAGTTGGCCAATCTACAGATTCGTCGCCAAGCACGATCGATTCAG aaaTGAAAGGAAGGGAGCTTTTGTTTAACATTGGAGTGAGCTGTTATCTCCTACATCTTATTAGTACTGGTAGAGAAGAGATTCACAAGATAGTGGATCTAAGGAACGATCTAGAGAAGCTTCTTGAATGTCAAAACGATGAAATGAGACGAAAACATCAAGAGTTTATTAAGATACGCGACAATATAGAGAAACTACTAGAGTTTCACAATGATGAGTTGCGGCGAAAACAAGAGCATTGTGAAACCTCAAGTGAAGTTGTGGACGGTCCAGAATCTTCTACTGATCACTATCACTCCCCACAGTTCTTGGATACATCTTTGATGGAACGTGAAGGTTCTTTGAAACATTATGTATacaaggaagatgaagaagattttGGAGGAGGAATGGATCAGCTTGAAGCGGAACTCGAAGCTGAGTTTGAGCTTCTTCAGATTGGTCAGGACCACGAGGGTAACTATTCTAAACTGTTGGGTTCAGAGAAGGGTGAAGATTCAGAAGAAATGAGGTTCAGATACATGTCTTCACTAGTGGAGGAACAACAAGGAGTGTGTCCTTATGAGCTGGAGAGAAGGCTACACGAGCTCATGGAGACAAGACAAGAAGAGGAGATAAATGAGCTGCAGAGTGCGTTGGAAGATGCTAAGAAAAGGCTTCATGTGAAGGAGGCTGAAGCTTCTTGGTGGAAAGACACTGCTTATATAGTCTCTGAACATATTCCAAAACCTTCTAGAATCACTTCCAACTCTCAAACTCgttgttactctctctctaggtAA
- the LOC103850291 gene encoding histone H3.3: protein MARTKQTARKSTGGKAPRKQLATKAARKSAPTTGGVKKPHRYRPGTVALREIRKYQKSTELLIRKLPFQRLVREIAQDFKTDLRFQSHAVLALQEAAEAYLVGLFEDTNLCAIHAKRVTIMPKDIQLARRIRGERA, encoded by the exons ATGGCTCGTACGAAGCAAACCGCTAGAAAGTCCACCGGAGGCAAAGCTCCCAGGAAGCAGCTCGCCACCAAG GCGGCGAGGAAGTCTGCTCCGACCACCGGAGGAGTCAAGAAACCTCACCGTTACCGTCCCGGAACCGTGGCGCTTCGTGAGATCAGGAAGTACCAGAAGAGCACGGAGCTTTTGATCCGTAAGCTTCCCTTCCAGCGTCTGGTTCGTGAAATCGCTCAGGACTTCAAGACGGATCTGAGGTTCCAGAGCCACGCGGTGTTGGCTCTGCAGGAGGCGGCTGAGGCGTACCTTGTGGGTTTGTTTGAGGATACTAATCTCTGCGCGATTCACGCGAAGAGGGTGACGATCATGCCCAAGGATATTCAGTTGGCGAGGAGGATTCGTGGTGAACGTGCTTAA
- the LOC103850292 gene encoding serine/threonine-protein phosphatase 7 inactive homolog, which translates to MRSPEISKRVLDAKLEACRFAFLKLNAVKTTKMKSYKQLRTLLMLKEISRRGADRDFLKDQENSVTRILCSVLKQVVSNADRSLKSLRGFHYETLDEQEKQHVNRMISSVQGMCSRKYESETIDHHLDDMTEPMEMEIYLGNGDDSFSDIVLEPISWPLESQLTPEWVESLTGLLNQFTWKNSVPSEFPSTLPFSVAASLVDCAAQILDKEANCVRISCCGESSRVVVVGDLHGQFHDLLKIFDQSGRPSESQWFVFNGNYIGRGGSWSLELFLVLLAWKILMPERVCLLRGSSETRVSAEELGFLKETCDRYGEHGPVLYTKCIDCFRTLPLASVVADSVYTTHGGLFQSSSEVDEDSASLLLGSLEELEKVERREVGENVTLDHVLWSCPWMADGLSESNYKGLLWGADCTESFLKQSNLKVIIRSHEGPDARSDREDMGNMLCGYSVDHEVESGKLYTIFSASNLSQGSRSYENEGSYAVLEPPSFTEPKFVSYTVENVPRSLHQNIGVGSSAQQEIMWENRTCHGFASVGISNPPSWTVSLPSEPSQILQLQEPPQVFEGLPLPDTIEEPHKSNYDYLFRLISALKQEVQIRDTREKELMDHLTKTKATLEVISQMSSSL; encoded by the exons ATGCGGTCTCCAG AAATCTCGAAAAGGGTTTTAGATGCGAAGCTCGAAGCTTGCAGATTCGCGTTCTTGAAGCTAAACGCGGTGAAGACGACCAAGATGAAGAGCTATAAGCAGTTGCGTACTTTGCTTATGTTGAAAGAGATATCTCGACGTGGTGCTGATCGTGACTTTCTTAAA GATCAGGAGAATAGTGTGACTAGAATCCTCTGTTCGGTCTTAAAGCAAGTG GTGAGTAACGCAGACCGTTCTTTAAAGTCACTTCGCGGGTTTCACTACGAGACATTAGACGAACAAGAGAAGCAACACGTGAACAGAATGATATCAAGCGTACAAGGAATGTGCAGTAGAAAATACGAATCAGAAACCATTGATCATCATCTAGACGACATGACTGAGCCAATGGAGATGGAGATTTACTTAGGAAACGGAGACGACTCTTTCAGCGACATTGTCCTGGAGCCGATCTCATGGCCTCTGGAGTCTCAACTAACTCCAGAATGGGTCGAGAGCTTAACCGGTTTATTAAACCAGTTCACCTGGAAGAACTCTGTTCCTTCCGAGTTTCCTTCTACATTACCATTCTCTGTTGCTGCTTCTCTGGTGGACTGTGCGGCGCAGATTCTAGACAAAGAAGCTAACTGCGTTAGAATCAGTTGCTGCGGTGAGAGTTCAAGAGTGGTTGTGGTCGGAGATCTCCACGGACAGTTCCACGACCTCCTCAAAATCTTTGATCAGTCAGGAAGGCCTTCGGAGAGTCAGTGGTTTGTGTTCAACGGTAATTACATCGGTCGAGGAGGCTCTTGGAGCTTAGAACTGTTCTTGGTTCTCTTAGCTTGGAAGATTCTGATGCCTGAGAGGGTGTGTTTACTCCGAGGTAGCTCGGAGACGAGAGTTTCTGCCGAAGAGCTTGGTTTCTTGAAAGAGACGTGTGATAGATACGGCGAGCACGGTCCGGTGCTGTACACCAAGTGCATAGATTGTTTTAGAACGTTACCTTTGGCTTCGGTGGTGGCGGATAGCGTCTACACAACTCATGGAGGTCTCTTTCAAAGCTCCTCTGAGGTGGATGAAGATAGCGCGTCTTTACTGTTGGGTTCTTTAGAGGAGCTTGAGAAGGTTGAGAGGAGAGAAGTTGGTGAGAATGTAACTCTTGACCATGTGTTATGGTCGTGTCCATGGATGGCTGATGGTCTGAGCGAGAGTAATTACAAGGGACTTCTTTGGGGAGCTGATTGCACTGAGAGTTTTCTTAAACAATCGAACTTAAAG GTGATTATAAGATCACATGAAGGACCTGATGCAAGATCAGATCGAGAGGATATGGGGAACATGCTGTGCGGGTACTCAGTAGATCATGAAGTGGAGTCTGGAAAGCTTTATACAATCTTCAGTGCTTCAAATCTCTCACAG GGTTCGAGAAGCTATGAAAACGAAGGGTCATATGCTGTTCTTGAACCTCCGAGCTTCACAGAGCCCAAGTTTGTTTCTTACACTGTTGAAAACGTCCCAAGG TCACTACATCAAAACATAGGCGTTGGATCTTCAGCTCAACAAGAGATAATGTGGGAGAATAGGACATGTCATGGGTTTGCGTCAGTGGGGATATCTAATCCTCCTTCTTGGACAGTTTCTTTGCCTAGTGAGCCGAGTCAGATTCTTCAGCTTCAAGAGCCTCCTCAGGTCTTTGAAGGTCTTCCTCTTCCAGACACCATTGAG GAGCCTCACAAATCAAACTATGACTACTTGTTCAGACTCATAAGCGCTCTTAAGCAGGAGGTTCAGATTAGG GACACACGCGAGAAAGAATTG ATGGATCATTTAACCAAGACGAAAGCTACATTGGAGGTCATAAGCCAAATGTCATCTTCTCTCTGA
- the LOC103850391 gene encoding NDR1/HIN1-like protein 3 — MCCVCGCCESIVKLLWAVIAFAINSLITLVIIVCTVSFIVWAMMRHDAVKFRVQAAELTQFTFDPDNTNLHYNLSLGFSIRNSNSRLGIHYDRFDARIYYDHHRLAAASVPPFYQGHKSTVAVGTVFQGQNLVLLGDRGRGRFEDERRSGVYGLDVELKLRARLMFGLVNTWRFKPRVRCGVKVQLSSADAVRGSGFQGFQSTDCHIHF; from the coding sequence ATGTGTTGCGTTTGCGGTTGCTGCGAAAGCATCGTAAAACTCTTGTGGGCCGTTATAGCTTTCGCGATCAACTCCCTCATCACCCTAGTCATCATTGTCTGCACAGTATCATTCATCGTCTGGGCCATGATGCGACACGACGCCGTCAAGTTCCGAGTCCAAGCCGCAGAGCTAACGCAGTTCACCTTTGATCCAGACAATACCAACCTCCATTACAATCTCTCGCTCGGTTTCTCCATCCGAAACTCCAACTCTCGCCTTGGGATCCACTACGACAGGTTCGACGCTAGGATCTACTACGACCATCACCGGTTAGCAGCCGCGTCCGTGCCGCCATTCTACCAGGGACACAAGTCGACGGTTGCCGTTGGAACGGTGTTCCAAGGCCAGAATCTAGTGTTGCTCGGTGATCGCGGCCGGGGGAGATTTGAAGACGAGCGGCGCTCTGGTGTTTATGGGCTCGACGTAGAGCTCAAGCTTAGGGCTAGGCTTATGTTTGGGCTTGTGAACACGTGGCGGTTTAAGCCACGTGTGCGTTGTGGGGTCAAGGTGCAGTTGAGTTCCGCTGATGCTGTAAGAGGGTCTGGATTTCAAGGATTTCAATCCACCGACTGCCACATTCATTTTTGA
- the LOC103850294 gene encoding chorismate mutase 2: MSSVVVESDVQLSLDSIRESLVRQEDTVVFSLIERAKFPLNSPAFEEPRCLDSGNSSSLTEFFVREIETIQAKVGRYDNPEENPFFLDNIPHSIFPTHKYPQVLYPKASSVNINKRLWDVYFKELLPLFVKPGDDGNYASTAASDLACLQAISRRIHYGKFVAEVKFRDAPHDYEPAIRSKDTEALMKLLTFEKVEEMVKKRVEKKAETFGQEVKCVSGDDESEKKYKVKPSLVSRIYGEWLIPLTKDVEVEYLLRRLD; the protein is encoded by the exons ATGTCAAGCGTCGTCGTCGAGTCTGATGTACAACTGAGTCTTGACTCGATCAGGGAATCATTGGTCAGGCAAGAAGACACCGTCGTCTTCAGCTTGATCGAGAGAGCTAAGTTCCCACTCAATTCACCTGCATTCGAGGAACCTCGCTGCCTTGATTCAGGAAACTCCTCTTCCTTGACTGAGTTCTTCGTCAGAGAGATCGAAACCATCCAAGCTAAG GTTGGAAGATACGATAACCCTGAAGAGAATCCTTTCTTCCTTGACAACATTCCTCACTCTATTTTTCCTACACACAAATATCCAcag GTTCTGTATCCTAAGGCTTCATCGGTTAACATAAACAAACGGCTTTGGGATGTGTACTTCAAAGAACTGCTTCCTTTGTTTGTCAAACCTGGTGATGATGGCAACTATGCATCAACTGCTGCTTCTGATCTCGCTTGTTTACAA GCTATTTCGAGAAGGATTCACTACGGTAAGTTTGTTGCTGAGGTCAAATTCAGAGATGCTCCACATGATTACGAGCCTGCCATTCGCTCTAAG GATACAGAGGCATTGATGAAGCTTTTGACGTTTGAGAAAGTGGAAGAAATGGTTAAGAAGAGAGTTGAGAAGAAAGCAGAAACGTTTGGACAAGAGGTGAAGTGCGTCTCTGGTGATGATGAGAGTGAGAAGAAGTATAAAGTGAAACCATCTCTAGTCTCTCGCATATATGGAGAATGGCTTATCCCTCTCACTAAAGACGTCGAGGTTGAGTATCTTCTACGTCGTCTCGATTGA